The following are from one region of the Penaeus vannamei isolate JL-2024 chromosome 28, ASM4276789v1, whole genome shotgun sequence genome:
- the LOC113825725 gene encoding uncharacterized protein isoform X1, whose protein sequence is MALRPFASDKERQMTFRLYEMTTRKGGSVLQQVLEWGTANRQSGQSFADYLFLVRKLPKGPMRKKLSPSQWRKMDDHNLDGFDITLLYLCIQYGCHGLAPPGDQRWVDSGDTLEYNLTSVKNFRNSFLHEEFEVDDSNFLNKTEELRNLLNKILKKAAEIYNKDQHLLDDVLQTLSDEINVIRDESLDLSGRSSLDFDRLRQYVNNEGKLELKRRYRDMSSIGPVSNLLDKYIKTKVRIDKVFTKILMKEDDTQIYLEDLLALAERRQNQSQASSTALLVEGPAGVGKTTLTRKMISDWASGASSMKKLQDYEFVLLVECRAREIRSLSELLQSLLPTASKQVRKEYLVECIQDNRLLFIIDGLDELNSSSEQVYREILKLGESHGDVTVLCTTRPNKVLDFKRYVPDNFNIVHVHVLGIAEDDREEFVNNYSQALGITVEERDINGLLRYLNRKESRLQDHWRFPFNLVFVTVLWLHGPEAVNSMTTATELFLKTHEMCQRKLRQRLFDHEKTWKLDFPEMKEKMDKFLKKLYEEALINHCCDDTVLSRTSVERLRDTCNYLDLPAAEILSTFLIQATSLTEEAEEKYSFPHKGIQDFFSALYVMESLIADDLDIPRIISGFRTVLSSSNVPPRVSQCIIQRNHEILNKLNHNASRTENSIRSVLDATFKEAAKYRARREHAAELDLAKWQNILVHLMGLLYLEGRTMGEERSAELVALLKGAGVEGRSQWLSLLSEVQCEAAVSRHVARVMDMRGVVRVTDCHVAAYASVLPHAQPSSVEVHVSCDPRDVPRLTELLTAMKGKTWATKMEFQHDFRHPKAGGSVLDEHLRQIFQQPRGEVLKFKGQLSAAAASALPRSLQELQLVLLDDAHYDALRPSLSSLPRLKGLLLHVALGVSGAALQPLPHFDHLGLIFDHVGEDTVEWASGVARKLQPGKGYFHLLFPGLGKSLTACYRLLEELSRCGVRVRRSVLVSPAVAQADFVALNSISQRGIGCKFLADAEETVWRDWTSMAFSSLAL, encoded by the exons ATGGCGCTCCGTCCGTTTGCTTCCGACAAGGAGCGTCAGATGACCTTCCGCCTTTATGAAATGACCACCAGGAAGGGCGGGAGCGTCCTGCAGCAGGTCCTGGAGTGGGGCACCGCCAACAGGCAGTCGGGTCAGTCTTTTGCCGATTACCTCTTCCTCGTGAGGAAACTCCCCAAGGGTCCTATGCGAAAGAAACTCAGCCCCAGTCAGTGGAGGAAGATGGACGACCACAACTTGGACGGTTTTGACATAACGCTGCTGTACTTGTGCATTCAGTATGGCTGCCACGGACTCGCTCCTCCTGGCGACCAAAGGTGGGTCGATTCAGGAGACACACTGGAGTACAACCTGACTTCGGTCAAGAATTTCAGAAATTCCTTCCTCCATGAAGAGTTTGAAGTTGATGACAGCAACTTTCTTAACAAGACGGAGGAACTGAGGAATCTGCTCAACAAAATACTCAAAAAAGCAGCGGAAATCTACAACAAGGATCAACATCTCCTTGACGACGTTTTGCAAACACTTAGCGACGAGATCAACGTCATCAGAGACGAGTCGCTGGATTTGTCAGGAAGAAGCAGCTTAGACTTTGATAGGTTACGTCAGTATGTGAATAACGAAGGTAAACTAGAATTAAAGAGGAGATACAGGGATATGTCAAGCATTGGGCCAGTGTCAAATCTActtgataaatacataaaaacaaaagtacGAATAGACAAGGTATTTACCAAAATACTGATGAAAGAAGACGATACCCAAATTTATCTCGAAGATCTCCTTGCATTGGCGGAGAGGAGGCAAAACCAGAGCCAAGCAAGCAGCACCGCCTTGCTGGTCGAAGGCCCTGCTGGCGTCGGCAAGACAACCCTCACGAGAAAGATGATCAGCGATTGGGCCTCAGGGGCTAGCTCTATGAAGAAGCTTCAAGACTATGAGTTTGTCCTTTTGGTCGAATGCAGAGCGAGAGAAATACGTTCCCTCTCCGAACTCCTGCAGTCTCTCTTACCAACAGCGAGCAAGCAAGTCCGAAAAGAATACCTGGTTGAATGCATTCAGGACAACAGGCTTCTGTTTATCATTGATGGTTTGGATGAGCTTAACTCATCCTCAGAACAAGTGTACAGAGAGATACTGAAATTAGGAGAATCTCACGGAGATGTCACTGTCCTGTGTACAACACGACCAAACAAAGTACTCGATTTCAAGAGATATGTGCCAGACAACTTTAACATCGTCCATGTGCATGTTCTCGGGATAGCTGAAGATGACAGGGAAGAATTTGTAAACAATTACAGCCAGGCTCTTGGGATCACAGTTGAGGAAAGAGACATCAACGGCCTTCTTCGCTATCTGAACAGGAAGGAGAGTCGACTGCAAGATCACTGGCGATTCCCTTTTAATCTTGTCTTTGTGACAGTCCTGTGGCTTCATGGCCCTGAAGCGGTGAACAGTATGACAACAGCGACGGAACTTTTCTTAAAGACACACGAGATGTGTCAGAGGAAATTAAGGCAGAGACTGTTCGATCATGAAAAGACTTGGAAATTGGACTTccctgaaatgaaagaaaagatggatAAATTTCTTAAGAAACTTTATGAGGAAGCCCTAATTAACCATTGCTGTGACGACACCGTGCTATCCAGGACCTCTGTAGAGAGACTTAGGGATACCTGCAACTATCTAGATTTACCTGCCGCAGAAATTCTCAGCACGTTCTTAATCCAAGCAACGTCACTGACAGAAGAAGCCGAAGAGAAGTATAGTTTTCCCCACAAAGGAATACAAGATTTTTTCTCAGCACTTTACGTCATGGAGAGTCTCATTGCTGACGACCTGGACATCCCTAGAATCATCTCTGGCTTTAGGACTGTCCTCTCCAGCAGCAATGTGCCACCAAGGGTTAGCCAATGCATTATACAAAGAAATCATGAAATTTTAAACAAATTGAACCATAACGCTAGTAGAACAGAAAACAGCATCAGGAGCGTGCTTGATGCGACTTTCAAAGAAGCTGCGAAGTACAGAGCACGGAGGGAGCACGCAGCTGAGCTCGACTTGGCCAAATGGCAGAACATTCTAGTGCACCTCATGGGCCTCCTCTACTTGGAGGGCAGAACCATGGGGGAAGAAAGGTCTGCCGAACTGGTGGCGCTGCTCAAGGGGGCTGGCGTGGAGGGCAGATCCCAGTGGCTGAGCTTATTATCCGAAGTGCAGTGTGAAGCAGCAGTGAGCAGACATGTTGCTCGGGTGATGGATATGAGGGGCGTCGTGAGAGTGACGGACTGCCATGTTGCCGCATACGCCAGCGTCTTACCGCATGCTCAGCCGTCGAGCGTCGAGGTCCACGTCAGCTGCGACCCGCGGGATGTTCCGCGGCTGACGGAGCTCCTGACGGCCATGAAGGGGAAGACTTGGGCCACAAAGATGGAGTTTCAGCATGACTTCCGACATCCCAAGGCCGGCGGCAGCGTCCTTGACGAGCATCTTCGGCAGATTTTCCAGCA GCCGCGCGGTGAAGTCCTCAAGTTCAAGGGCCAACTCAGCGCGGCCGCCGCGTCGGCCCTGCCCCGCAGCCTTCAGGAGCTCCAGCTGGTCCTGCTCGACGACGCCCACTACGACGCCCTGCGGCCGTCGCTGTCGTCGCTGCCGCGGCTTAAGGGCCTCC TGCTGCACGTGGCGCTGGGGGTGAGCGGGGCGGCGCTGCAGCCGCTGCCGCACTTCGACCACCTGGGCCTCATCTTCGACCACGTGGGAGAGGACACCGTGGAGTGGGCGAGCGGGGTCGCCCGCAAGCTGCAGCCTGGAAAAGG atacttccacctcctcttccccggtcTTGGAAAATCGCTGACCGCCTGCTATAGACTCCTTGAAGAGCTCTCTCGCTGTGGAGTCCGGGTTAGGAGGTCGGTGCTGGTGTCTCCGGCGGTCGCGCAGGCAGACTTTGTGGCATTGAATTCCATTTCCCAACGCGGGATTGGGTGTAAATTCCTTGC TGACGCCGAGGAGACAGTTTGGCGTGACTGGACATCTATGGCATTCTCGTCGTTGGCCCTGTGA
- the LOC113825725 gene encoding uncharacterized protein isoform X2: MALRPFASDKERQMTFRLYEMTTRKGGSVLQQVLEWGTANRQSGQSFADYLFLVRKLPKGPMRKKLSPSQWRKMDDHNLDGFDITLLYLCIQYGCHGLAPPGDQRWVDSGDTLEYNLTSVKNFRNSFLHEEFEVDDSNFLNKTEELRNLLNKILKKAAEIYNKDQHLLDDVLQTLSDEINVIRDESLDLSGRSSLDFDRLRQYVNNEGKLELKRRYRDMSSIGPVSNLLDKYIKTKVRIDKVFTKILMKEDDTQIYLEDLLALAERRQNQSQASSTALLVEGPAGVGKTTLTRKMISDWASGASSMKKLQDYEFVLLVECRAREIRSLSELLQSLLPTASKQVRKEYLVECIQDNRLLFIIDGLDELNSSSEQVYREILKLGESHGDVTVLCTTRPNKVLDFKRYVPDNFNIVHVHVLGIAEDDREEFVNNYSQALGITVEERDINGLLRYLNRKESRLQDHWRFPFNLVFVTVLWLHGPEAVNSMTTATELFLKTHEMCQRKLRQRLFDHEKTWKLDFPEMKEKMDKFLKKLYEEALINHCCDDTVLSRTSVERLRDTCNYLDLPAAEILSTFLIQATSLTEEAEEKYSFPHKGIQDFFSALYVMESLIADDLDIPRIISGFRTVLSSSNVPPRVSQCIIQRNHEILNKLNHNASRTENSIRSVLDATFKEAAKYRARREHAAELDLAKWQNILVHLMGLLYLEGRTMGEERSAELVALLKGAGVEGRSQWLSLLSEVQCEAAVSRHVARVMDMRGVVRVTDCHVAAYASVLPHAQPSSVEVHVSCDPRDVPRLTELLTAMKGKTWATKMEFQHDFRHPKAGGSVLDEHLRQIFQQYFHLLFPGLGKSLTACYRLLEELSRCGVRVRRSVLVSPAVAQADFVALNSISQRGIGCKFLADAEETVWRDWTSMAFSSLAL; encoded by the exons ATGGCGCTCCGTCCGTTTGCTTCCGACAAGGAGCGTCAGATGACCTTCCGCCTTTATGAAATGACCACCAGGAAGGGCGGGAGCGTCCTGCAGCAGGTCCTGGAGTGGGGCACCGCCAACAGGCAGTCGGGTCAGTCTTTTGCCGATTACCTCTTCCTCGTGAGGAAACTCCCCAAGGGTCCTATGCGAAAGAAACTCAGCCCCAGTCAGTGGAGGAAGATGGACGACCACAACTTGGACGGTTTTGACATAACGCTGCTGTACTTGTGCATTCAGTATGGCTGCCACGGACTCGCTCCTCCTGGCGACCAAAGGTGGGTCGATTCAGGAGACACACTGGAGTACAACCTGACTTCGGTCAAGAATTTCAGAAATTCCTTCCTCCATGAAGAGTTTGAAGTTGATGACAGCAACTTTCTTAACAAGACGGAGGAACTGAGGAATCTGCTCAACAAAATACTCAAAAAAGCAGCGGAAATCTACAACAAGGATCAACATCTCCTTGACGACGTTTTGCAAACACTTAGCGACGAGATCAACGTCATCAGAGACGAGTCGCTGGATTTGTCAGGAAGAAGCAGCTTAGACTTTGATAGGTTACGTCAGTATGTGAATAACGAAGGTAAACTAGAATTAAAGAGGAGATACAGGGATATGTCAAGCATTGGGCCAGTGTCAAATCTActtgataaatacataaaaacaaaagtacGAATAGACAAGGTATTTACCAAAATACTGATGAAAGAAGACGATACCCAAATTTATCTCGAAGATCTCCTTGCATTGGCGGAGAGGAGGCAAAACCAGAGCCAAGCAAGCAGCACCGCCTTGCTGGTCGAAGGCCCTGCTGGCGTCGGCAAGACAACCCTCACGAGAAAGATGATCAGCGATTGGGCCTCAGGGGCTAGCTCTATGAAGAAGCTTCAAGACTATGAGTTTGTCCTTTTGGTCGAATGCAGAGCGAGAGAAATACGTTCCCTCTCCGAACTCCTGCAGTCTCTCTTACCAACAGCGAGCAAGCAAGTCCGAAAAGAATACCTGGTTGAATGCATTCAGGACAACAGGCTTCTGTTTATCATTGATGGTTTGGATGAGCTTAACTCATCCTCAGAACAAGTGTACAGAGAGATACTGAAATTAGGAGAATCTCACGGAGATGTCACTGTCCTGTGTACAACACGACCAAACAAAGTACTCGATTTCAAGAGATATGTGCCAGACAACTTTAACATCGTCCATGTGCATGTTCTCGGGATAGCTGAAGATGACAGGGAAGAATTTGTAAACAATTACAGCCAGGCTCTTGGGATCACAGTTGAGGAAAGAGACATCAACGGCCTTCTTCGCTATCTGAACAGGAAGGAGAGTCGACTGCAAGATCACTGGCGATTCCCTTTTAATCTTGTCTTTGTGACAGTCCTGTGGCTTCATGGCCCTGAAGCGGTGAACAGTATGACAACAGCGACGGAACTTTTCTTAAAGACACACGAGATGTGTCAGAGGAAATTAAGGCAGAGACTGTTCGATCATGAAAAGACTTGGAAATTGGACTTccctgaaatgaaagaaaagatggatAAATTTCTTAAGAAACTTTATGAGGAAGCCCTAATTAACCATTGCTGTGACGACACCGTGCTATCCAGGACCTCTGTAGAGAGACTTAGGGATACCTGCAACTATCTAGATTTACCTGCCGCAGAAATTCTCAGCACGTTCTTAATCCAAGCAACGTCACTGACAGAAGAAGCCGAAGAGAAGTATAGTTTTCCCCACAAAGGAATACAAGATTTTTTCTCAGCACTTTACGTCATGGAGAGTCTCATTGCTGACGACCTGGACATCCCTAGAATCATCTCTGGCTTTAGGACTGTCCTCTCCAGCAGCAATGTGCCACCAAGGGTTAGCCAATGCATTATACAAAGAAATCATGAAATTTTAAACAAATTGAACCATAACGCTAGTAGAACAGAAAACAGCATCAGGAGCGTGCTTGATGCGACTTTCAAAGAAGCTGCGAAGTACAGAGCACGGAGGGAGCACGCAGCTGAGCTCGACTTGGCCAAATGGCAGAACATTCTAGTGCACCTCATGGGCCTCCTCTACTTGGAGGGCAGAACCATGGGGGAAGAAAGGTCTGCCGAACTGGTGGCGCTGCTCAAGGGGGCTGGCGTGGAGGGCAGATCCCAGTGGCTGAGCTTATTATCCGAAGTGCAGTGTGAAGCAGCAGTGAGCAGACATGTTGCTCGGGTGATGGATATGAGGGGCGTCGTGAGAGTGACGGACTGCCATGTTGCCGCATACGCCAGCGTCTTACCGCATGCTCAGCCGTCGAGCGTCGAGGTCCACGTCAGCTGCGACCCGCGGGATGTTCCGCGGCTGACGGAGCTCCTGACGGCCATGAAGGGGAAGACTTGGGCCACAAAGATGGAGTTTCAGCATGACTTCCGACATCCCAAGGCCGGCGGCAGCGTCCTTGACGAGCATCTTCGGCAGATTTTCCAGCA atacttccacctcctcttccccggtcTTGGAAAATCGCTGACCGCCTGCTATAGACTCCTTGAAGAGCTCTCTCGCTGTGGAGTCCGGGTTAGGAGGTCGGTGCTGGTGTCTCCGGCGGTCGCGCAGGCAGACTTTGTGGCATTGAATTCCATTTCCCAACGCGGGATTGGGTGTAAATTCCTTGC TGACGCCGAGGAGACAGTTTGGCGTGACTGGACATCTATGGCATTCTCGTCGTTGGCCCTGTGA